The Papaver somniferum cultivar HN1 chromosome 3, ASM357369v1, whole genome shotgun sequence genome includes a region encoding these proteins:
- the LOC113359797 gene encoding uncharacterized protein LOC113359797 translates to MQLKSDLITIKKGSDSMHSHFNKSRSIAFQLSQIDRPLPNEDLDFHILQGLHAVFYAFKTFVNTRQLKNLNHITSSDLLGPLLSEEARIIAESQEIFHLIPHIQIGHPILLVVVNILDPILVDEHITLQEEDNFIQLEDLILEEDILLMEDFSLEADLIKGLVEDLVAHKELLSGPVKNGLYDIQSSSAHLKQTFSTSSSSVDWHKKLGHPAFKTLKHGLSYVTDIIEDHLSSYICGNCQVSKVKLGGEYRNVSSYIDSCGIGHRVSCPHVNQQNGKAEKKHRHIIETGLALLSHGSLLFSYCSYAFETEPRSVKCMFLGSNVMHKGYRCLNPLTNKLIIFRHVIFAETEFPYPSLFNTHSSVPHSTQDATLSTMSVSSIISNDPDASSNMPSSTFVSDSQDQFASNTSLVRPVQIATNTSLVQPVQNAHPMHTRGKSDIPKPEVFAPDVQSVNEDITVPTSFTASNKIHVWEISMCKEINSLLQNGTWILVAHDPSQNIV, encoded by the exons ATGCAGTTGAAAAGTGATCTAATTACAATCAAGAAAGGATCTGATTCTATGCATTCTCACTTCAATAAGTCTCGATCTATTGCCTTTCAACTTTCTCAGATTGATCGTCCACTTCCAAATGAAGATCTTgattttcacattcttcaaggCCTACATGCAGTATTCTACGCTTTCAAGACCTTCGTTAACACTCGACAGTTGAAAAATCTCAATCATATTACTTCATCTGATCTTTTAGGGCCTCTCTTATCTGAAGAAGCACGAATTATTGCTGAATCACAA GAAATTTTTCACCTAATTCCTCATATTCAAATTGGTCACCCAATCCTTCTCGTAGTGGTGAATATTCTCGATCCTATTTTGGTGGATGAGCACATAACTTTACAAGAGGAGGACAATTTCATTCAGTTGGAAGATCTAATTTTGGAGGAAGATATCCTTCTAATGGAAGATTTCAGTCTGGAGGCCGATCTAATAAAAGGTTTGGTAGAG GATTTGGTTGCTCACAAAGAACTTCTCAGTGGACCTGTTAAGAATGGACTTTATGATATTCAGTCATCATCTGCTCATCTCAAGCAAACATTCTCCACCTCTTCCAGTTCAGTTGATTGGCATAAGAAGTTAGGTCATCCAGCATTCAAGACTCTCAAGCATGGTTTATCATATGTGACTGATATTATAGAAGATCATCTTTCTAGTTATATTTGTGGTAATTGTCAAGTTTCTAAAG TCAAACTGGGAGGGGAATATAGGAATGTGTCTTCTTATATAGATTCTTGTGGAATAGGTCATAGAGTCTCATGTCCACATGTTAATCAACAAAATGGCAAAGCAGAAAAGAAGCATAGGCATATTATTGAAACTGGTCTTGCTCTCCTCTCACATGGTTCTcttctattttcttattgttcataTGCCTTTGAGACG GAGCCAAGGTCAGTCAAGTGCATGTTTTTGGGTTCTAATGTTATGCACAAGGGTTACAGATGTTTAAACCCTTTGACAAATAAACTTATCATTTTTAGGCATGTTATTTTTGCTGAGACTGAATTTCCTTATCCTTCACTATTTAATACTCATTCTTCAGTACCTCACTCTACTCAAGATGCTACTTTGTCTACCATGTCAGTTTCTTCAATAATTTCAAATGATCCCGATGCTTCATCTAACATGCCGTCATCTACATTTGTTTCTGACTCTCAAGATCAGTTTGCTTCAAATACTTCTCTAGTTCGGCCAgttcagattgctacaaatactTCTCTAGTTCAGCCAGTTCAGAATGCTCATCCTATGCACACAAGAGGCAAAAGTGATATTCCCAAACCTGAAGTTTTTGCACCTGATGTTCAGTCTGTGAATGAAGATATTACAGTTCCCACTTCTTTTACTGCATCCAATAAGATTCATGTCTGGGAAATCTCTATGTGCAAAGAAATAAATTCCTTATTGCAGAATGGAACATGGATTCTTGTTGCTCATGATCCTTCTCAGAATATTGTATGA